The genomic stretch caagACCATACCAAGAGGAAGTAGCTACCCAAGCATAAATTTTCCATGAAGATCTCAATTGTctttaataaacaagtttgtggttgtttatgttttttttcttATTGCAAGTTTAGCACTTTAGTATTGAACAAATGTTCCAAGAGAAACTTGATCATCACAATAAAAACTAGCAACTTGAAGGcgaaggatgagaaaagaataaACGAATTGGTACTCAACCTACAAATACCTcatctagtaaggtttgagccaaatatttACATTGCTCACTTTTATATCTttatgagtgtatccatgcattattctTTTATCTGGTTTGATCTATTTTCGATTAAGTTTTCTGATTTGAGCAACACACATTGAGGCaatttttttgtttataactttgGGTCTTTGTAAACACCCTTTAGTAATAAATATATCCATTTCTAAACACTTTGAGTCTAAGCTTTTCTTTCGTGATGTAGCCTAAAATTCTTAGCCATATCACTCGAAAGATCTTttctttccaccctctctttAGAGTTAGGTAGAAGTATAGTCTTAAAGTATATGAAAACgattaagtttggggttgctcttggaagtgagcaaagttttaagtttggggttggggtactagagagAATATGATccaaattttaataaattattgTGAAAAAAAGAAGTGGAAAAAGACATTTCTTCAAAAAACAAATGAATGAGAAAATAATGATATTATAAGAAGGATAAAAACTCTCTAGTACTAGCAAAAAGGAACAAATAGGTATTATGATAGAAGGAGAACTAGGACCTAACTCTAAAGGTTTAACCCTATTTTCCTAAAAATATCTTACCCTaacataagccaagttacaacctgAAAAGTCTTCTAATGTGTGTATTGGTATTTCTATGATTGACTCTCTTAGAACATTATCAAGCTaagtttaattgattttgcataTTGATTAAGAGATCACCCTATCTATTTGAGTGAGTTTTAGTGAGTTGAGAGACAAGTTAAGTACTCACCAATGCTGAGGATGTTTTTCTGAATTCGTCGGATAAAAGTTAGTAGCTATAATAATGGTCAGGtaaaagaaatatttaatttgGTGATGTTCGATTGTTATTGTGCAACTTGTTGTCTGTTGAAATATGCAGTTCAGGTGAGTTACTTAAGGACAATGAacgattcaagtttggggttgtgatgatagtccatcattgcatatatttagtcgaagaatcagAGTAAAACAAGTGAAAATCTAGCAAATATGAGGAAGAATGGCCAAATATTGAGGGAAAAATAAATAAGTGTGCAAATTATGGACTTAGTGAAAAATTGAGTGAAAAAAGAGCAAAAAAGAGAAAAGCTTCGGAAATAATTACATCTACCATCGCACACGCGATATGGCATTAAAATTTGCATCGTGTACGATGCAGGGTATCACGCGCGCAATGGTCACTTTTCTGGGTCTTTTTCTAACGCGTTCTGGTCCATTATAACGCCTTTAAAATAGGTTTTTCTacactttcacaagggttacgaTCTTGGGAGATTGAAGCACGAATTAGAGAGCACAAGTGGTGATTTTGGAAGCATTTGAAGCCATTTGAGTCCGTCTCTTTAAGGGACTTCTTATGTTATCTTTGTTTATCAATTGTGGTATTTTTAATTacactatgagtagctaaattcttctaggttaggttgtgttatgatgatCTTGTTTctcaattgttggattctatgttgatttgaccacTGTATTAACCTATTAATTTATAATCTTATTCAATTGCGTCTTGTTCTTAATgatttttatgtgagatactcttttaatctgattttgggcacataTGGAATACTAACCATTCGTCAATGTGTTTAACCTAGGGAAATTGTTATgcttacgctggttgaatagggataggagacctCGAGTAGTGGCATAGAGAATTAACGTTCTATACATTTCCTAACCTTGCTTACGCTGGCAGGCTAGGAATATAAAGCtctgagtagtggttagtgagttatttcgtgagggatcgaTTATAGCGATTTTGTTAATTCGTCATGAGGTTATAGTGATTGGATAATTCATACAAGATATCAAACATCAACAAGAGAGGAATAGGAGATTCTACAACACAACCTGACTGCTTTCGTGACATTTTATTCtcgtttatttacttttcgcactAAAACTCAACCCCTCCCCCCTTCTTTCTACTAGTTTTTATAAATTGCACATATTTTGTTTTTCTTGGAGGCAGGCCATGTGAATTCGATATTTTTATTACTTCGATATTATCGGTACACTTGTCTAGAAGTCATCAACAATATATCCATACAGTAGATTGCAGAAGGCTTTTAATGTAAATCAAGAGTTTGGTATCTCTCCAAAGCCCTTAACCAGAAAGGATGTTTATAAAAGACAAGAACACATTAATATTGTCTTTGGAAAGAAACGAAAAGGGATCTtggagaaaaatatttggaaaaaagtataagtgttctttgatcttccatatgGGTCTAGCCTCGATGTAAGACACTGTCTTGATGGCGTACATGCGGAGAAAAATGTATGTGATAGTTTGATTGGAACACTTCTAAATATTAAAGGCAAGACAAAAGATACTAAAACATTCCGTGAAAATATGGTGTTAATGGGTATACGACAAGAGTTAGCCCCATAAGATATATGAAATAGAACACATTTTCCCCCTGCATGTCACACTCTGtctaaaaagaaaaaaagttttTGCGATTGTTTGTAGGGCATCAAAGTTCCCCAAGGGTACTCCTCAAATGTGAAGAAACTTGTGTCAATGAATGATCTCAAATTAGCtggcttaaaatctcatgattgtcatgtcttgatgcaacaacttTTACTAGTGGCTATCCGTGGAATTCTACCAAAAAATGTAAGGGTAAATATAACCAGATTATGTTTATTCTTCAATGTTATATGTGGTAAAGTCATTGAACCTATAAATTTAGAGGAGTTGGAACATGATGCTGCAATTATCTTGTGTCAATTAGAGATGTTTTTCCCTCCATCATTTTTTTACATTATGGTTCACTTAATTGTTCATCTAGTAAGAGAGATTAGAATTTATGGTCCAACTTATTTACGGTGGATATATATGGTAAAACAATACATGAAGATCTTCAAAGGGTATACAAAGAATCATCATTTCCCGGAAGCTTCGATCATTGAACGGTACATCAcagaagaagctattgagttttGTATAAACTATTTGTCAGAAGTGAAATCTATAGGAATTCTTGAGTCTCATCATGATGAAATATATGATGGTAGAGGTAttcaaggtttaaatgttaagaCATTTGAACAAGATGTAGTTCTTCAAGCACATTTGTATATATTGAATAACCTTAGTGAAGTTCACACTGTTGAGTGTGAATATGGGAGTAGAAAAACAGTCTAGAGGAGGAGGGGTGAATAGACCCAATTAATATTCAACCGCCGTTTATAAAATCATAGTGTTTTAAAAAATAATTGCGAGCAGAAGGTTTGTtgaaaaaatatgaaaattatacTATTCAAATTTTGATCATGTTAACACTAGATCGCTTCACAAACAGCAAAGATAAATATGATGAAACACTTGGTATTAGATTGATTCGATTATGAAATTCACAAGAAGTTTTTACACAATGATTTAATGAGTAGAATTCTAATGTCAATTTGTTTCACTGAATATCAATCACCAATCAAGCTTAATAAGGGATCCAATTTCAACAAAACCTAATGCTTATGTAATAAATCACTATCAATGAATTAACGATAAATCACGATAGATATGAAATACCTAAGCATGCATATACTAAAAAATTAAATGCaagagtaagagagagagagagctgACACTGAGATTTATAGTGCTTCGATGTTTGTCCTCGCTTTGTCTACGTGCACTCTTCAACGGTTTCCCATTGGAATTTGCATAGTTTCTTGTTATTTGACAAATACTTACAAGAGTTCATATAATCACCAATCCACAATATAGTTAAGAAAATTAAAATCTCTTATTTGGGTCTTGGCTTGTATACAACACAATTGCCAAACTCTTCTATGTAATCTTTACTCGATTCACGTTTCTTGAGTCTTCCAATATCATCAATCTTATTCGAGTATTTGAGAAGAACTCCGCTTTATTTGTAGCCTTCCACACAGTCGCTACTAAGGAAATTATGGAGAGAAGAACCTACTTCTTTTCAATGGAATTTGTCACCATAATTGACAATCAcctcaatctttcaaacaaccTAAAAAACTCGACCAAATCTCCAAGAACAATTAGTTTCAAGGATGTGCCTCCTTTAATCAATTACAAATCTCTCGTTATCAAGATCTGAATCAAATTAAAGTTGAAGATGCATAATTTCGTTGCAAGACTATGAACTTTTAAAACAGAGGAAATTGATCTTTCACTAAAAAATTATGATCAGATGATAAGATGATGTGAGAAAATGATGTCAAAAGgttttatatgtgcttgagattaaGCACTAGAAATGGTTGAAAAAGTCAGTTAGATTCGAATCAAGAGAAattcatgatttgaatcaaatgaacAAGCAAAGTGGAATAAAAGAAGAAACAAAGTTTTGAACATCTATCAGTTGATTCGAATCATGAGGAAAGTGTGATTCGAAACAAAGACCTCATGATTCGCGTCATGTGCAAAAAAAATGACTCTGATAAAATGCAACAGGACCAACTGAaaaatgctgaaaaattgtgtgatttgaatcatgtacaaaatttgattcaaatcaaatcaacCAAAGGTGACCAGTAAGAaattgattcgaatcatgtgtaaAAAATGGTTCGAATCAAATGGTTTGAAAACTCCAGTTTTACCTCTATCCAATTAAATTTGAATCTTAAAATGTGTTTAATTttcatgattcgaatcaaacacataaaatctcaaattttcatAGTTTTAAAAGCATTTTGAGATTTTACTTTGAATCAAACtcaaataaaaaacataaaaGGTTTTTATTCCACTTACTCATGCAATTGACAAAAAAAATATCACGATCAAGACCAAACCTACCCACTAGTTTAAGTATGCTAAAATAAATCTTTTCAAACATGATTCCAAGAAGAGCAATCATGAAGGAGACTCAACAAATCGAAATTAAATCAAAGATGAAAGCGATAAGACAAGCAACAAAATAATCGGATTAGGCTGCTCCCCCTAAATGAATTAGGGACATGCAATTACAATCTCCCCTTTTTTTGATGGTTGAAAAGCCTTCACTTGGAATTGAGTCGACTTTGAGTATAACGCGAAAAACGCTTATGCTCCCCCCTGAAACATTGCACATAAACCACTCACAACACAAAAATGCAAAAAACAATTCTTGACTCATTACAACTTCTCCCCCTTTGCAACATCAAAAAGAGATATATTGAAATGCGTCTAAAACCAAGTAAATAACCAACAATGAATAATTCCAATGAACATATGAGATAAATAGGTAAGAAGCATATACAACAACAGAGATCTCATATTGAACACGAAGACATGCATGTCACGAGCAACAAAATACAAATAGGCATGCAACACCAATATTCAATAACTAACAATTAAGTGATCAAAACTTGTATGGAAAGGAATGCATTAACAATCATAAACAATACACAAGCAAGTATGCTAATGCTCAAATGCACATAATTAGCAACACACATATAAAACGACTTAAATGTAAATAAGAATAATCAAAGACATAAGCTAGAGATGAATGAGTAAGATAAGGAGGAAATAAGAAAACCAATGTATAACTCTAGAACAAACACATAAAATGATGTAAACAGGATACAAGGGTTATAAAGACATATCATTGTAGTTCGGTAAAAGCTACGATTTTCTACAAAATAGTGTTAGTGAAAACAAAACACATATATCAAATGAAACTAAACAAAATACTCGTTCTATTTAAGACTCATAAATTCCTACAAATCTTGTGAAAGGAATCCGATGACAATGATTTTGTAAAAATGTCAGCAAACTGACTTTTAGTGTCAACGTATTCAAAAACAACATCCCTTTTTCCATATGATCTCTAAGGAAATGGTTTCGGATCTCAATGTGTTTGGTTCATGAATGAAATACCAGATTCTTATTGAGACTTATTGCACTAGTACTATCTCACTTAATCGGAACGCAACCAAGTTTTAAATCATAGTCTAATAATTATTTCTTTATCCATAAGACTTGTGCACAATAACTACCAGCAACTACATATTCAGCCTCGACAATAGAATGAGTAATACTATGTTGCTTCTTACTATGTCAAGAAACTAAACAACTTCCAAATAAGTGACATGTATGACTAGTAATTTTCCCATACGATATGCACCCCACAAAATCGGAATCAGAATAGCCTACTAAGCTACACGCATTGCCTTTAGGATATCAAACACTGTGATGAGAGGTTCCGTTAAGATACCACAAAATACGTTTTACGATCTTAAAGTGAGAATCCTTGTTCGAtgcttgatatctagcacacacGTACACACTAAACAGGATATCTGGCCTACTTGCGGTTAAATAAAATAAGAATCTGATTATAACTATATACATGGTTACGTCGAAATCCACTAATCTTTCATCTTTGTCAATAAGCACATTTGAAGCCATGGTTGTGGAGACATTCTTCGAATCTTTCATATTAAACTTCTTGAGAAGCTCTAAACAATATTTAGTTTGACTTATGAATGTGCCTTCTTTGGCTTGCTTGATTTGCAATGCTAAGAAGTATGTTAGCTCACCCATAAGTGACATCTCAAATTCCCCTCCATCAAAGAGATTCATTAGTAGACCCGAAaatatatcatcaacataaatttaAACTAAGATAATATGTTTATCCTTATGTCTTATAAATAAAGTGGTGTCTACTTTTCCATGATTGAATCCttgttttataaaaaaaaatcaatcaatcgctcataccaagctttaggagcttgtttgagaccatagAGGGATCTTTTTAACTTTAAAACATGATTAGGATTATCGTGATCCTTAAAACCCTGGGGTTGTGAGACATACACCTCTTCATTTATATATAGACTTAACGTCACTTTAGGGTGAAAAATCATCAAAAGCAACATGAATTGACTCTTCTACAAAAGCAGTTCTATGATGAACCCTATATATTTTACTCGTAAATGAGTACCCTAAGAATATACCTTCATCAAATTTTGCATTGAGTTTACCAAGATTGTCCTTTCCGTTCTTTAAGAtaaaacatttgcaaccaaaaacTCGAAAATATGAAATATTGGGTTGTCTACCCTTAAGTATCTCATAGGGTGTCTTCTATAGGATGAATCGAATGATCACCCTTGTTAAGACAAGGCATGCGGTATTAATCGCATCCATTCAAAAATACTTAGGTAGGCTCATCTCATTTATCACAGTCTGGGTCAATTCTTCCAAAACACATTTTTTTACGCTCtacaacaccattttgttgtgtAGTTCTCAGACATTAGAAATTATGAGCAATTCCATTTTCGGTGCAAAAGTTTTGAAATTGATGGTTAAGgaattcaccaccatgatcacaATGGAGAGTGATGATTTTAAAACCAAAAACATTTTGGATAACCTTAGAAAAATCAAAGCCTTAAAAGTTTCATCCTTATGGGCTAAAAACAACGTCCACGTAAATCTAGAGTAGTCGTCAACAATCACAAATCGTTGTCTCCTAAACTTATTGTCTACGAAGGGCCAAAAAAGTCAAAGTGGAGAAGGTCAAGAGATTTTGATGTCGAAATAACCTTGTTTAGTTTAAACGACACTCTcatttgttttcccatttggAAAGCATCACATAATTTGTCTTTTAAAAACTTTATTTTAGGAAGACCAACTACTAGGTTTTTTTATGCTATTTTATTTAACAAGTCAAAATGCACATGAATtaagcgtctatgccataacCAAAAATCTTCACTCTTAGCTATTAAATACTTAGTACCATGCACTGATACGTCATATAGATCAAGCATATAGACATTTTCAATCCTAGAACCCTTAAACATAAGGTCCTTACTAGTCTTATACTCAATTATATAACTAAGAGTATAAAAAACTATGGaatatcctttgtcacataattgactaATACTAAGTAAGTTGTGTTTAAGCCATTTGACTAACAACACATTTTCAATAGTAATTATGGAGGTATTTTCTACAATACCTTCACCAAGAATTTGACCTTTTGTATTGTATTCGTACGTGACGTGACCGATTTCCTTCTCATCAAACTTGATGAACATGAAAGCATCTTCCGTCACGTGTCTTGAACATTCGCTATCTAGAAACCATAATCTTTTTACGGAGACAATACTTTCTTGTGACAAATCAAATAGGTAATTTAGGTCCCCAACTTGTGGATCCTTTAGAGTTAGTTGAGTAACATTTAAGAACACGTGTCATTTTACCATTGGAAACTTAAACGTTCCTAATATGACAAAGATACATAATGTGACCCTTATAAGTTATCTCTATAATAATAGCAAATAATTTTAGATGAAATGCTTCTTCACTGATCCTTCTTACACAAGATCCCTCCATAAATATTATATTGTAACTTCTCCAACACCACCCCATCCAAATTCGGCCTAGTAAACACCTTTTGTTCAAAGTTCTTAACAAAGTGCTTCCTAACTTCTCTCTTAACCTCCTCCGCCCTTTCCACCCTACCTTCATTGGTATTAACAAAGGATAGGGAATTTCTTCTTTGTATTTCCTTCAAAGCATTTTGAAAAAACTTTGTATTTAAATCCCCTTAGTTTGGAGTTGTGATGGGAACAAATGTCCAGGGTCATTGGTTTCAGCTTTGTTTTTTTTAGAAAGTGCTAGGATATAGTGAAAGAAGAAGTGCGTCTATTTGTCCATGATTTTCGCTCTAAGGCAAAGTTGACTAGTTAGATGCTTAAACAAAATCCTATCAAAGTTGCTAGCTTCGAGATTGAAAAGGGTGATTGAAAAAATAATTTTGTTGGATCAATTGTTCCAAAAAGAAATATCTTGGATGGCGTCAGTGCTGAATATCCAAATTGTATTGTTTATAATTGGGATAAAAAATCGAAGAAATACATTGCACCTCCATGTCTTAAAACAAAGTTTAGTGACTTTGATTGGTGTTTTAAAAATCTAAAATGTGAAATAGATTATTCACTAGTCAAATAAACTTTATTCACCATGTTACTATTTACTTTGTAGTTTTCGTTTTTAATTAAAAGAAATATTATGAAGTATATTTTGGACATTTTTTTATTATATTGTATTTGTGATTTTAACCAAAATAATTCTATCTTAAAATAATTTacttttaatttttaatgttACTCTTAATGTTTATATTTTTAATCTCACTATCTAGTTAATTTTATGATAATAAATTTATTCTACTCCTTGATATGAATAATTGAATAAAACTATTATTCTTTTATTTATcaattttaaaattattaaatGTGATCGATGTTATGAAATAAagtgttttttattttattttcataattgagttcctaaaatatctaatgatatgatatgatttATTAAAATAATCTTATGGTACTGATGAATTATAGACCTTAACTATGACAATAATAGAATAGAGATATGATATATAATTTTAAATTTgaataatgattttttttttataaacaaGTCCAATGCATTAAAGATGAGTATTTGAGGTATTCAACCTTTAATATAAGGAAAAAGGACGGAATAAAAAATCATCCACGTGAAAAATTAGAAATAAAAATGAACGCATTTAGGCGGATTGACTTATCAATTAACTCATTTATGACTTAAGGAATCAATGATTTTTACATGATATCATTCCCAAGTTAAGAACTTAATCATATCTAAAGGTTCCAAGAAGAAAGGAACTCTTCTTTAAAAAGAATGTTGTTTCTGCACAACCAGATAACCCAACAAATTGCaggaaaaaaataatacaaatTATCAATGAACCTGGTATAAAAGAGAAGAACTAAAGAGAGCAATGTGTTGATTAATCGAATATGCAGTAGTAACCAAAGAGATTCCAAGCCAACTTGAGTATTCAACGACAACTTTGCACTGATAGGACAATAAAGAAAGAGATGATTGGCGTCTTTATCTTGAGAGAAACAAAGTATACAAACAATGTTGTGGCTTCTGGAAATAACACCTCTCTTTTCAAGATAAATCTTGGTTGGAAAGCGATTAAGAAAGAGTCTCCAATAAAAGATTTGCACATTGGAAGGAATGTTACTTTTCCATATGATATTCAACGCCTGAAGAGTTTGGTCGGAGCAGAAAAGTCTCGGCTTATCCAAATCAGAGAGAATCAAATAGGTGTTGCTAATAAAGTAGCCAGTGCTACCTTTCCACCACTTAAAATTGTCATAGAGATTTTCAGAAAGATAAATGTCAGCAAGAATCGTCTGCAAGTCTTCGTGCTGAATGGAAACGAACCGGTTCAAAGGCATCAGATGCATATCTAGATTCCAGAATCCATGAAAGTTCAAATCAACAACCTTAACTTTGGGCAAAGTGGAAAAGAGGAATAATTCTGGAAACTGAATTTTGAGAGTCGTAAGACCAATCCAAGTGTTATTCCAAAAATCCACTTTTCCGTCGTTTCCAATTTTGCAACTAAGTGAATTAGAGAACCAATTAATATTTGAATCAGAAGTTGTGACGGACGATAGGTGTCTCCATCATATTGAGTCACACTTGCTAGTAGAATGAGGGTTGGGGATAAGAATTTTTGAAGTCATATCTCCATACCTGAACTAAAGCAAAGAAAGCCAAATAGGATCATGGTTATCAAGAATACGCCAAAATCATTTGCTTAAAAGAGCTACGTTAAATCTATTGGTATGCTTCACTCCAAGGCCTCATTGGATTTTGGATTTATAAATATTATCCCAACTAATCCAAGCAAGTTTTATATCAGCGTTGGGTCCTCCCCAGAGGAAGTTTTTCTGGATTTGAATAACTTCTTTGATAAAATCTTTTTAAGGGATTTGTAAAAAGAAAAGTTGTACAATGGCATGTTTGTTAAAACATAATTTAACATTACGATCCTTCCGACATAAACATTCGCTTACTATGCCAAAAAGATATCTTATTTGAAGTTTATCAAGGACTGAACTCTAACTTGATTTTCTTCTAGGACACGGTCCCGTACTAATACCAAGGAAGTTGAAAGGAATGGTTCCTCCGCCACAAGAGAGAAAAGAAGAAGCTGAATTGATGAAATCGTCTTCCAAGTTCAAACCCTAAATTTTACTTTTGGACAAATTAACACATAATCCCGAAGCAAGTTCAAATCCCCTTAAAATAAATTTAAGACTCCACATATTGTTCCAATCTCTATTACAAAATACAATTGTGTCGTCTTCAAACTGCAAAAGGTCGAACTTAATTTCATCACTAACTTGAAACCCTTGAAACTCATTAACAGAGGCTGCATTCTGAAACAGACCTACGAGACCTTCAACTGCAAGGATAAAGAGGAAAGTAGAGATAGGGTATCCTTGCCTGAGACCCTTCTCAACTATGAAATCATCGGTAAGAGGGCCATTAACGAGAACTGACAAAGAACTGTTGAAAACTATAACATCCATCCAATGAAACCACTTAGTGCCGAAACCCATTCTGGACATAACGTATTTGAGATGTCTCCAGAAAACACAATCAAACGCTCTTTGAAATTCCACTTTCACGATTAAGCATTTCTTCTTGAATCTCTTAGCAAAATCGAGGATTTCATTCACTACTAAAACACCATCCTGAATGTGTCTTTGAGCAAGGACTTGAAGGTCATTCCCGCATTCTCAATTATCTCGAGATAAGCTTTTTGAAATATACTCCAATCTTCTTTCTCGATGGAGTTGAAGGTCAGATGAGGAGA from Lathyrus oleraceus cultivar Zhongwan6 chromosome 7, CAAS_Psat_ZW6_1.0, whole genome shotgun sequence encodes the following:
- the LOC127104942 gene encoding uncharacterized protein LOC127104942, which translates into the protein MGFGTKWFHWMDVIVFNSSLSVLVNGPLTDDFIVEKGLRQGYPISTFLFILAVEGLVGLFQNAASVNEFQGFQVSDEIKFDLLQFEDDTIVFCNRDWNNMWSLKFILRGFELASGLCVNLSKSKI